The following proteins are co-located in the Myxococcus fulvus genome:
- a CDS encoding Dickkopf N-terminal cysteine-rich domain-containing protein — protein sequence MRDWRAVLVVMLAGLWACGGDDDVPMEEFGTQVVQALCARAQRCGEYVRASACEDDMRRWNRPAALGLGTRYEDSLEAGRLRFDGAAARRCLDALRGRSCSEPALSDAAWWYGIEYEPACQLFARQGSSSECGMNLDCGPEGYCGHTSQNACEGVCTPRGAEDQTVTRPWMCASGLVLAGSPSRCVRPLEENAPCTLQSGNGAILPQPCARGLWCDVSGYRTCRRVGAEGDICENWQYYPCGPSLVCNDNRCAQPVREGHYCTAPAYDESSAFQQVVCQRELFCDADPESPGLCRPRRTERQECRLDSECAEGLLCKDARPQAGVWGICAKATGPDDACDNFEGRFCPRGYECLGGGTTSRCLPIVREGEPCGPTVGLCESINACEDGRCVTAEALSCQR from the coding sequence ATGCGCGACTGGCGAGCGGTACTCGTGGTGATGCTGGCGGGGTTGTGGGCGTGTGGCGGCGACGATGACGTGCCGATGGAGGAGTTCGGCACCCAGGTCGTCCAGGCGCTCTGCGCGCGGGCCCAGCGGTGCGGCGAATACGTCCGGGCGAGCGCGTGCGAGGACGACATGCGCCGGTGGAACCGGCCCGCGGCCCTGGGGCTGGGGACGCGGTACGAGGACTCGCTGGAGGCCGGTCGGCTGCGCTTCGATGGGGCCGCGGCCCGGCGCTGTCTGGACGCGCTCCGCGGCAGGAGCTGCTCCGAGCCCGCCCTGTCCGACGCCGCGTGGTGGTACGGCATCGAGTATGAGCCGGCCTGTCAGCTGTTCGCGCGGCAGGGTTCCTCGAGCGAGTGCGGGATGAACCTGGACTGCGGCCCGGAGGGCTACTGCGGCCACACCTCGCAGAACGCCTGCGAGGGGGTGTGCACGCCACGAGGAGCGGAGGACCAGACCGTCACCCGTCCCTGGATGTGCGCATCCGGGCTCGTGCTCGCGGGCAGCCCTTCGAGGTGCGTCCGGCCACTGGAGGAGAACGCCCCATGCACCCTCCAGTCGGGCAACGGCGCGATTCTTCCGCAGCCCTGCGCGCGCGGGCTGTGGTGCGACGTGTCCGGCTACCGGACCTGCCGGCGCGTGGGCGCGGAGGGCGACATCTGTGAGAACTGGCAATACTACCCCTGTGGCCCCTCGCTGGTGTGCAATGACAACCGCTGCGCGCAGCCCGTGAGGGAGGGGCACTACTGCACCGCCCCCGCCTACGACGAGAGCTCCGCGTTCCAGCAGGTCGTGTGCCAGCGCGAGCTCTTCTGCGACGCGGACCCCGAAAGCCCCGGCCTGTGCCGTCCCCGCCGCACCGAGCGGCAGGAGTGCCGTCTGGACAGCGAGTGTGCCGAAGGTCTGCTGTGCAAGGACGCCCGTCCCCAAGCGGGTGTCTGGGGCATCTGCGCGAAGGCAACGGGACCCGACGACGCATGCGACAATTTCGAGGGCCGCTTCTGCCCCAGGGGCTACGAATGCCTCGGAGGCGGCACAACATCGCGCTGCCTCCCCATCGTCCGCGAGGGAGAGCCTTGCGGTCCCACGGTGGGCCTCTGCGAAAGCATCAACGCCTGCGAGGACGGCCGCTGCGTCACCGCCGAGGCATTGTCCTGTCAGAGGTGA
- a CDS encoding acyl-CoA dehydrogenase: MSSSANHYVPNLRDIEFNLFEFLDIGGTSLGRAPFGDLDETSARQMLQTFSVLCTNELAPSFDEAEHNPPKLENGVVTLPPGLKKSMNAFFDAGMHLLEQPPHLGGLGAPPSLGWAAFELMVGANSSLAFYTLGNLLARIIDRLGTDAQKKRFLPHMLDKRWSGTMVLTEPDAGSDVGAARTKARPVGGDVWEIEGVKRFITNGDSDMSENVIHMVLARPEGGPPGTKGLSLFVVPKYWVNEDGSLGEHNGVVCTKLEKKMGLKGSVTCELTFGDGKPSRGLLLGEVHDGMRQMFYIIEQARMAVGVKSMATLSAGYQRALAFSKDRLQGADLLQARDKTAPRVPIFRHPDVRRMLMTQKAFAEGMRALCLYTAAVQDGVELKGGHRATEAGEMDALNDMLLPLVKGYCSEKAYELLALSLQVHGGSGYLTDYPVEQYIRDQKIDTLYEGTTHIQALDLLMRKVARDGGATLQALLGQVRETAEGELGGKELQAERAALGKALGDLELMLGTLIGKLGESVYHVGLQGNRVLAGVAEVVIGWLLVRHAGVALERMKSNPGDRAFYVGKLASARWYCAEVLPGLAHAARMVESGTLDLMEVPEESY, translated from the coding sequence ATGTCGTCGTCCGCCAATCACTACGTCCCCAACCTGCGCGATATCGAGTTCAACCTCTTCGAGTTCCTCGACATCGGCGGAACCTCGCTGGGGCGCGCGCCCTTCGGCGACCTGGACGAGACGTCCGCCCGGCAGATGCTCCAGACGTTCTCCGTACTGTGCACGAACGAGCTGGCGCCGTCCTTCGACGAGGCGGAGCACAACCCGCCCAAGCTGGAGAACGGCGTGGTGACGCTGCCCCCGGGGCTGAAGAAGTCCATGAACGCGTTCTTCGACGCGGGCATGCACCTGTTGGAGCAGCCGCCGCACCTGGGCGGTTTGGGCGCGCCGCCGTCCTTGGGCTGGGCCGCGTTCGAGCTGATGGTGGGCGCCAACTCCTCGCTCGCCTTCTACACGCTGGGCAACCTGCTCGCGCGAATCATCGACCGGCTGGGCACGGACGCGCAGAAGAAGCGCTTCCTGCCGCACATGCTGGACAAGCGCTGGAGCGGCACCATGGTGCTCACCGAGCCCGACGCCGGCAGCGACGTGGGCGCCGCGCGCACCAAGGCGCGTCCGGTGGGCGGCGACGTCTGGGAGATTGAAGGCGTCAAGCGCTTCATCACCAACGGCGACTCGGACATGTCCGAGAACGTCATCCACATGGTGCTGGCGCGTCCGGAGGGCGGTCCGCCTGGCACCAAGGGCCTGTCGCTGTTCGTCGTCCCCAAGTACTGGGTGAACGAGGACGGCAGCCTGGGTGAGCACAACGGCGTGGTGTGCACCAAGCTCGAGAAGAAGATGGGCCTGAAGGGCTCCGTCACGTGCGAGCTGACGTTCGGCGACGGCAAGCCCTCGCGCGGCCTGCTGCTGGGCGAGGTCCACGACGGCATGCGCCAGATGTTCTACATCATCGAGCAGGCGCGCATGGCGGTGGGCGTGAAGTCCATGGCCACGCTGTCGGCGGGCTACCAGCGCGCGCTGGCGTTCTCCAAGGACCGGCTCCAGGGCGCGGACCTGCTGCAGGCGCGCGACAAGACGGCGCCGCGCGTGCCCATCTTCCGACACCCGGACGTGCGGCGCATGCTGATGACCCAGAAGGCGTTCGCCGAGGGCATGCGCGCCCTGTGCCTCTACACCGCCGCCGTGCAGGACGGCGTGGAGCTCAAGGGCGGCCACCGCGCCACCGAGGCCGGTGAGATGGACGCGCTCAACGACATGCTGCTGCCGCTGGTGAAGGGCTACTGCTCGGAGAAGGCGTACGAGCTGCTCGCGCTGAGCCTCCAGGTGCACGGCGGCTCCGGCTACCTGACGGACTACCCGGTGGAGCAGTACATCCGGGACCAGAAGATCGACACGCTCTACGAGGGCACCACTCACATCCAGGCGTTGGACCTGCTCATGCGCAAGGTGGCGCGCGACGGCGGCGCGACGCTGCAGGCGCTGCTCGGCCAGGTGCGCGAGACGGCCGAGGGGGAGCTGGGCGGCAAGGAGCTCCAGGCGGAGCGCGCCGCGCTGGGCAAGGCGCTGGGCGACTTGGAGCTGATGCTCGGCACGCTGATCGGCAAGCTGGGCGAGTCCGTCTACCACGTGGGCCTGCAGGGCAACCGCGTGCTGGCGGGCGTGGCGGAGGTGGTCATCGGCTGGCTCCTGGTGCGTCACGCGGGCGTCGCGCTGGAGCGGATGAAGTCCAACCCCGGTGACCGCGCCTTCTACGTGGGCAAGCTGGCCAGCGCGCGCTGGTACTGCGCGGAGGTGCTCCCGGGCCTCGCCCACGCCGCGCGCATGGTGGAGTCCGGCACGCTGGACCTCATGGAGGTCCCCGAGGAGTCGTACTGA
- a CDS encoding slipin family protein, with the protein MSFFMRVDVVQHERAFVLVDEVPTRYLVPGRYRLTYPFRNVRVVRVATGLPLANLDAELLALVPPSDLQVVDLGADERAILYHRGRPLKWLGRGQHQVWTVEHVPARALTPPTPTVRVERVDTTGVSTTPLRDDVRAIVPASDYVEATATEGSVTLRYVDGTLDAVLPAGRHAAWTVAHKVQLAVIDLRERLLHVTGQEVMTQDRVTLRLNLSTAFRVADARRLAVVARAPDDILYLAMQLAAREAVATRTLDELLASREALADGLFAQVKERAESVGLELLRFGIKDVVLPGEMKELLNRVIQAQKEAEANVITRREETAATRSLAQTAKVLAENPLLVRLKELEAYKDLAAKVGQVHLVLGEGAVPSLQLKG; encoded by the coding sequence ATGAGCTTCTTCATGCGTGTGGATGTCGTGCAGCACGAGCGGGCGTTCGTCCTCGTGGACGAGGTGCCGACGCGCTACCTCGTGCCGGGCCGCTACCGGCTCACCTACCCCTTCCGCAACGTGCGCGTCGTCCGCGTCGCCACGGGCCTGCCCCTGGCCAACCTGGACGCGGAGCTGCTCGCGCTCGTGCCGCCCTCGGACCTGCAGGTCGTCGACCTGGGCGCCGACGAGCGCGCCATCCTCTACCACCGGGGCCGCCCCCTGAAGTGGCTCGGCCGCGGCCAGCACCAGGTGTGGACCGTGGAGCACGTCCCCGCTCGCGCCCTGACGCCGCCCACGCCCACCGTGCGCGTGGAGCGCGTGGACACCACCGGTGTCTCCACCACGCCCCTGCGCGACGACGTACGCGCCATCGTCCCCGCCAGCGACTACGTGGAGGCCACGGCCACGGAGGGCTCGGTGACGCTGCGCTACGTGGACGGCACGCTCGACGCTGTCCTGCCCGCGGGCCGCCACGCCGCGTGGACCGTCGCCCACAAGGTGCAGCTGGCCGTCATCGACCTGCGCGAGCGGCTGCTCCACGTCACCGGCCAGGAGGTCATGACGCAGGACCGCGTCACGCTGCGCCTCAACCTGTCCACCGCCTTCCGCGTCGCGGACGCACGCCGGCTCGCCGTCGTCGCCCGCGCGCCGGATGACATCCTCTACCTCGCCATGCAGCTGGCCGCCCGCGAGGCCGTGGCCACCCGCACGCTCGACGAGCTGCTCGCCTCCCGCGAGGCCCTGGCCGACGGCCTCTTCGCCCAGGTGAAGGAGCGCGCCGAGTCGGTGGGCCTGGAGCTGTTGCGCTTCGGCATCAAGGACGTCGTGCTGCCCGGTGAGATGAAGGAGCTGCTCAACCGCGTCATCCAGGCCCAGAAGGAGGCCGAGGCCAACGTCATCACCCGCCGCGAGGAGACCGCCGCCACGCGCTCGCTCGCCCAGACGGCCAAGGTGCTCGCCGAGAACCCGCTGCTCGTGCGCCTCAAGGAGCTCGAGGCCTACAAGGACCTCGCCGCCAAGGTGGGCCAGGTCCACCTGGTCCTCGGCGAGGGCGCCGTGCCGTCGCTCCAGCTCAAGGGCTGA